One Pullulanibacillus sp. KACC 23026 DNA segment encodes these proteins:
- a CDS encoding MBL fold metallo-hydrolase, translated as MSMNFSVLASGSTGNAVYVEYGDKRLLVDCGLSGKKMDELFKEIDRSPKGLDGILVSHEHSDHVKGLGIFARRHHLPIYANEATWKAMSSSIGEVPVEQKFIFKTGQVQSFGQLEVESFGVSHDAAEPMFFVFRGGGKQLTLVTDLGYVSDRIKGTIQGSDTYIIEANHDIEMLMAGRYPWSIKRRILGDSGHISNEDAGSALCEVLDNRTQSIYLAHLSKDNNMKELARMSVQQRLEQEGIRIGETLGIYDTDPDRPTALTAV; from the coding sequence ATGTCTATGAATTTTAGTGTGCTTGCTAGCGGCAGTACAGGGAATGCCGTCTATGTCGAGTATGGGGATAAGCGGCTGCTTGTTGACTGCGGCCTAAGCGGGAAGAAAATGGACGAGCTTTTTAAAGAGATAGACCGGTCACCTAAAGGGCTGGATGGCATATTGGTGTCCCATGAGCACAGTGACCATGTCAAAGGTTTGGGGATTTTTGCAAGGAGGCATCATCTGCCTATTTATGCGAATGAAGCGACATGGAAAGCAATGTCTTCATCGATTGGTGAAGTACCGGTTGAACAAAAATTTATTTTTAAAACGGGTCAGGTTCAATCATTTGGTCAGTTAGAAGTCGAGTCTTTTGGCGTCTCACATGATGCAGCTGAACCGATGTTCTTTGTTTTTCGCGGCGGAGGAAAACAGCTCACGTTAGTAACGGATTTAGGGTATGTTTCCGACCGAATAAAGGGAACGATACAGGGCTCTGATACGTACATTATCGAAGCCAACCATGATATTGAAATGCTGATGGCAGGCCGCTATCCGTGGAGTATTAAACGGCGGATATTAGGGGATTCCGGCCATATATCTAATGAAGATGCTGGATCAGCTCTATGTGAGGTGCTTGATAATCGCACGCAAAGCATTTATCTGGCCCATTTAAGTAAAGATAATAATATGAAAGAGCTCGCGCGCATGAGTGTCCAGCAGAGGCTTGAGCAAGAAGGCATTCGAATCGGTGAAACACTAGGAATCTATGATACAGATCCAGATCGACCTACCGCTTTAACGGCCGTCTGA
- a CDS encoding acetyl-CoA hydrolase/transferase C-terminal domain-containing protein, which produces MNVRSEYQSKLRTAEEAVKLVKSGNWVDYGFGVTMPIELDKALAARKEELTTINIRGMLLMRVPEVVKADPLRETFYYNSWHFSGVDRDLYKQGLCDFIPMVYRNKPFYYRNHLHVDVAMIQVTPMDQHGYFNFSLTNSATKAIVEAADRVILEVNENLPRALGGFEECIHISEVDYVVEGKNPPIATLPRGTSNDVNQQIAALVVETLVDGSTIQLGIGALPSAVGELIAQSDLKDLGCHTEMLVDAYLDMYKAGKLNNRKKTLNRGKAVWSFALGSQELYDWINDNPFLASYPVNYVNDPSIIRQQNNMVAINNAVEVDLFGQISSESSGIHHISGTGGQLDYVTGAPAAEGGKAFICLTSTYQDKKGEIHSRIVPTLNAGEIVTVPRSQSHYIVTEYGKVNLAGRSTWERTELLISIAHPDFRESLIQEAETMKIWRKSNKKS; this is translated from the coding sequence ATGAATGTACGATCAGAATACCAATCAAAGCTAAGAACGGCTGAAGAAGCGGTCAAACTAGTAAAGTCGGGAAACTGGGTCGATTACGGATTTGGGGTGACCATGCCCATTGAACTCGATAAAGCTCTTGCCGCCAGAAAAGAGGAACTAACGACTATCAATATCCGGGGAATGCTGTTAATGAGAGTCCCTGAAGTGGTCAAGGCTGACCCCCTTCGTGAAACCTTTTATTACAATAGCTGGCATTTCAGCGGAGTGGACCGTGACCTCTATAAACAAGGGTTATGTGACTTCATTCCAATGGTCTACCGCAATAAACCCTTTTATTACCGCAATCATCTACATGTAGACGTGGCTATGATTCAAGTAACGCCTATGGATCAACATGGCTATTTTAATTTTTCACTAACTAACTCTGCGACGAAAGCCATTGTTGAGGCGGCAGATAGAGTTATTTTGGAAGTCAATGAAAATCTCCCAAGAGCATTAGGCGGGTTCGAAGAGTGTATTCACATTTCCGAAGTCGATTATGTGGTGGAGGGCAAAAATCCGCCCATTGCCACGCTGCCAAGAGGGACGAGCAATGACGTGAATCAGCAAATCGCCGCACTGGTCGTAGAGACGCTAGTAGATGGCTCCACCATTCAGCTTGGTATCGGTGCCCTGCCTTCTGCTGTCGGTGAATTAATCGCCCAATCCGACTTAAAAGATTTAGGCTGTCATACAGAAATGCTTGTGGACGCCTATCTTGATATGTATAAAGCCGGAAAACTTAACAATCGCAAAAAGACTTTGAACCGTGGAAAGGCTGTGTGGTCCTTTGCGCTCGGGTCCCAAGAACTTTACGATTGGATAAACGATAATCCCTTTCTTGCTTCCTATCCAGTCAACTACGTCAATGACCCTAGTATTATCCGGCAACAGAACAATATGGTCGCAATTAACAATGCCGTAGAGGTCGACTTGTTCGGTCAGATTTCCTCAGAATCATCAGGTATCCATCATATCAGCGGAACAGGAGGCCAACTGGATTATGTGACAGGTGCGCCAGCCGCAGAGGGAGGAAAGGCGTTTATTTGTTTGACCTCTACTTATCAAGATAAAAAGGGTGAGATCCATTCCCGTATTGTCCCAACACTAAACGCAGGTGAAATCGTAACCGTACCAAGATCCCAATCCCACTATATTGTGACAGAATACGGAAAAGTTAATTTGGCCGGCCGTTCCACATGGGAACGTACAGAGCTGTTAATCTCCATTGCCCATCCCGATTTTCGAGAGAGCTTAATTCAAGAAGCCGAAACTATGAAGATCTGGAGAAAATCCAATAAAAAAAGCTAG
- the walK gene encoding cell wall metabolism sensor histidine kinase WalK produces MNKVGFFKSIQFKVVLIYTLLILLAMQLIGVYFTDRLEHNSLETFDKSMENQANLLSYNISEAIKEVNQKNTTDQKALINSIQDQLNEVRDMVDVQVIDNNGTILGTTSQDQSIVGKRTTNDQILADLMNSNGYKRQTLYNKDTKTRVMDATIPIKIGGDKQGLLFMEKSLDSVYDNLRGINQILATATGIALLVTAVLGWYLARTITRPLALMKRQALAVSQGDFSRRVMDYEDDEIGQLAQSFNNMTERLQEANATTEAERRKLRSILAFMTDGVVATDYYGHVILMNNRAEQLIRVYRQNALGESVLKILKIEDEYSLEDLYNMKESLILDFSTDFQQLMVRVNFSVVKNEGNNGLIAVLHDVTEQEQIEEERRDFVANVSHELRTPLTTMKSYLEALLDGALDDRALAEKFLGVAQTETDRMIRLVRDLLQLSKLDSRDESIKKERTNFITFFQAIIDRFEFSKTQSIEFIRKLPKRAVYVSIDPDKMTQVIDNVISNAIKYSPEGGSITFRVVTKGQHLVVSIKDEGVGIPEENVSRIFDRFYRVDRARSRKLGGTGLGLAIAKEIVNAHSGDIWAESEWTKGTTISFTLPLSRRGDGV; encoded by the coding sequence ATGAATAAAGTAGGATTTTTTAAATCCATACAGTTTAAAGTTGTACTCATTTATACGCTATTAATTTTACTTGCTATGCAGTTAATTGGCGTGTATTTTACAGATCGATTAGAGCATAATTCGCTTGAAACCTTTGATAAATCAATGGAAAATCAAGCGAATCTGCTTTCTTATAACATTAGTGAAGCGATTAAAGAAGTGAATCAAAAAAATACAACCGATCAAAAGGCACTCATCAACAGTATTCAAGATCAGTTAAATGAAGTTCGGGATATGGTAGATGTCCAGGTCATTGATAACAATGGAACCATTTTGGGGACCACTAGCCAAGACCAATCCATTGTTGGAAAGAGAACCACTAATGATCAAATTCTAGCGGATCTTATGAACTCTAATGGCTATAAGCGTCAGACTCTTTATAATAAAGATACAAAAACCCGCGTGATGGATGCCACGATTCCAATAAAAATTGGAGGTGATAAGCAGGGTCTGCTTTTTATGGAAAAGTCCTTGGATTCTGTTTACGATAATTTACGCGGGATTAACCAGATCCTCGCAACGGCAACAGGTATTGCGCTACTGGTAACAGCTGTTTTAGGGTGGTATCTAGCTCGAACGATTACGCGGCCGCTTGCGTTGATGAAGCGCCAGGCCCTTGCTGTGTCACAGGGGGATTTTTCCAGGCGTGTGATGGATTATGAGGATGATGAAATAGGGCAGTTAGCTCAGTCTTTTAATAACATGACGGAACGCCTTCAAGAAGCCAATGCCACGACGGAAGCGGAGCGAAGGAAGCTTCGGTCCATTCTTGCCTTTATGACGGATGGGGTGGTGGCAACGGACTATTACGGCCACGTCATCCTAATGAATAACCGTGCTGAGCAACTGATTCGAGTCTACCGGCAGAATGCCCTTGGTGAATCTGTCCTCAAAATTTTAAAGATCGAAGACGAGTATTCGTTGGAAGACCTTTATAATATGAAGGAATCACTGATCCTTGATTTTAGCACCGACTTTCAACAGCTTATGGTTCGGGTGAATTTTTCAGTTGTTAAGAATGAAGGCAATAATGGTCTGATTGCGGTGCTTCACGATGTAACCGAACAAGAGCAGATAGAAGAAGAGCGGCGAGATTTTGTTGCAAATGTCTCGCATGAACTCCGCACCCCACTGACGACGATGAAAAGCTATTTAGAGGCTTTATTAGATGGGGCACTGGATGATCGTGCTTTGGCAGAGAAATTCCTTGGGGTCGCCCAAACTGAAACCGACCGGATGATCCGGTTGGTACGTGATTTGCTGCAGTTGTCCAAGCTGGATTCACGTGATGAATCGATAAAGAAGGAAAGAACCAATTTTATTACCTTTTTCCAAGCGATCATTGACCGATTTGAGTTTTCAAAAACCCAGTCCATTGAGTTCATTCGAAAACTGCCAAAACGGGCTGTTTATGTCTCGATTGACCCTGACAAGATGACTCAAGTGATTGACAATGTTATTTCGAACGCTATTAAATACTCCCCAGAAGGCGGTTCTATTACTTTTAGAGTCGTTACAAAGGGGCAGCATTTGGTGGTAAGTATCAAAGATGAGGGCGTTGGAATTCCTGAGGAGAATGTTTCTCGAATTTTTGACCGCTTTTATCGGGTGGACCGTGCTCGATCTCGAAAATTGGGAGGGACTGGTTTAGGACTCGCTATTGCCAAGGAAATAGTCAACGCGCATAGCGGGGATATTTGGGCAGAGAGTGAGTGGACGAAAGGGACAACCATTTCCTTTACGCTGCCATTATCGAGAAGAGGTGATGGAGTTTGA
- a CDS encoding quinone oxidoreductase yields MKALVFNTFGGPEVLEYVEMADPVIGPDELLIRTKAIGLNFADIYRRKGNYHLAGNAPFILGYEGAGVVEKTGANVQGISVGDAIAFADVPYANAELVAVPIEKAIPLPETISFEVAASVLLQGLTAHYLTKDSYAVKENDIVLVHAAAGGVGQLLAQIAKHLGGRVIGLTSSMEKASVAKKAGAEQVFMYSDDWKREVLGGTNGKGVDVVYDSVGSTLEDSFAATCIGGTVVFFGMAGGNPAPVDPRMLMDTSKTLTGGDLWNVLTTHEERVTRSAELFRWIEQGKVKVSEPTIFALRDGREAHRFLESRKSTGKILLRP; encoded by the coding sequence ATGAAAGCACTTGTGTTTAATACTTTCGGGGGACCGGAAGTACTTGAATATGTTGAAATGGCGGATCCGGTTATCGGGCCTGATGAACTATTGATAAGGACGAAAGCCATTGGCTTGAACTTTGCAGATATTTATAGAAGAAAAGGGAACTATCATCTTGCTGGCAATGCTCCGTTTATTTTAGGTTATGAAGGGGCGGGAGTCGTTGAAAAGACGGGAGCTAATGTCCAAGGAATCAGCGTTGGGGACGCCATTGCATTTGCCGATGTCCCATATGCTAACGCAGAGCTAGTGGCTGTTCCGATTGAAAAGGCAATTCCTCTTCCTGAAACCATTTCATTTGAAGTGGCGGCTTCCGTTTTGTTGCAAGGATTGACTGCCCATTATTTAACGAAAGATAGCTATGCGGTTAAGGAAAATGATATCGTTCTGGTTCATGCAGCAGCTGGCGGCGTTGGACAACTGCTCGCCCAAATTGCCAAGCACCTTGGTGGGAGGGTCATTGGACTAACTTCCTCTATGGAGAAGGCATCCGTAGCTAAGAAAGCTGGAGCAGAACAGGTTTTCATGTACTCGGATGATTGGAAAAGAGAAGTGTTAGGGGGAACAAACGGAAAAGGGGTGGATGTAGTCTATGATTCAGTAGGTTCCACCCTCGAGGATAGTTTTGCAGCAACTTGCATTGGGGGAACGGTTGTATTTTTTGGAATGGCAGGGGGAAATCCTGCTCCAGTTGACCCAAGAATGTTGATGGATACGTCAAAGACTTTGACTGGCGGGGATCTTTGGAATGTCCTTACAACACACGAGGAACGGGTAACCCGTTCAGCCGAGTTATTCCGTTGGATAGAGCAGGGGAAAGTAAAGGTATCTGAGCCTACGATATTTGCACTGCGAGATGGCCGCGAAGCGCATCGTTTTCTAGAAAGTCGCAAAAGCACGGGAAAAATCTTATTAAGACCATAA
- the rlmH gene encoding 23S rRNA (pseudouridine(1915)-N(3))-methyltransferase RlmH: MNITILAVGKIKEKYLKQGMDEYIKRLGAYAKINMVEVPDEPAPDSMSEAEIEQVKAAEGEKILSKLSPDHYCFALAIQGKQHTSEAFASEIDRLATYGQSKLAFIIGGSNGLSDAVLKRADAHLSFSKMTFPHQLMRLILLEQIYRAFRINRGEPYHK, from the coding sequence GTGAATATAACCATCCTAGCAGTCGGAAAGATTAAAGAAAAATACTTAAAACAAGGAATGGATGAATACATAAAAAGATTAGGGGCCTATGCCAAAATCAATATGGTGGAAGTGCCAGACGAACCCGCACCAGATTCAATGAGTGAGGCGGAAATTGAGCAGGTGAAAGCAGCAGAAGGAGAGAAGATCTTATCGAAGTTAAGTCCTGACCATTACTGCTTTGCGCTTGCCATCCAGGGCAAGCAACATACATCAGAGGCCTTTGCCTCTGAGATCGACCGGCTGGCAACCTATGGACAAAGTAAATTAGCCTTTATAATTGGCGGGTCCAATGGATTAAGCGACGCTGTTCTGAAACGGGCCGATGCGCATCTGTCCTTCTCCAAAATGACCTTCCCCCATCAACTCATGCGCCTCATTTTGCTTGAGCAGATTTACAGGGCGTTTCGGATTAACAGAGGGGAACCGTACCATAAGTAA
- the yycF gene encoding response regulator YycF, producing MDKKILVVDDEQPIADILEFNLKKEGYEVVCAYDGDEALQKVEEERPDMVLLDVMLPIRDGMEVCREIRKKYDMPIIMLTAKDTEIDKVLGLEMGADDYVTKPFSNRELIARVKANLRRHSQEAPKEEEPGNELVIGSLVIHPDAYKVTKRGEEIELTHREFELIHYLAKHLGQVMTREHLLQTVWGYDYFGDVRTVDVTVRRLREKVEDNPSRPSWIITRRGVGYYLKNPDQE from the coding sequence ATGGACAAGAAGATTCTAGTTGTCGATGATGAGCAGCCAATCGCTGATATTTTGGAGTTTAATCTCAAAAAAGAAGGCTATGAGGTCGTTTGCGCTTATGACGGTGACGAGGCTTTGCAAAAAGTAGAAGAAGAACGTCCTGATATGGTTTTGCTCGATGTTATGCTGCCAATACGAGATGGAATGGAAGTATGCCGTGAAATCCGAAAGAAGTATGACATGCCAATTATTATGTTAACAGCAAAGGATACAGAAATAGATAAAGTATTGGGACTTGAAATGGGTGCGGATGACTATGTGACAAAGCCTTTTAGCAATCGAGAGCTGATTGCGCGTGTAAAAGCTAACCTTCGTCGTCATAGTCAAGAGGCCCCAAAAGAGGAAGAGCCAGGTAATGAACTAGTGATTGGCAGTTTGGTCATCCATCCAGACGCTTATAAAGTCACTAAACGCGGGGAAGAAATTGAGCTGACTCACAGAGAGTTTGAATTGATTCATTACTTAGCCAAGCATCTTGGACAGGTAATGACCCGTGAGCATCTTTTGCAGACTGTATGGGGCTATGATTATTTTGGAGATGTAAGGACTGTTGACGTCACCGTTCGCAGGTTGCGCGAAAAGGTGGAAGATAATCCGAGTCGGCCTTCTTGGATTATCACGCGAAGAGGCGTCGGCTATTATTTGAAAAATCCAGATCAGGAGTAG
- a CDS encoding M23 family metallopeptidase has protein sequence MIDHNNGFETTYNCLFQIDVRPGQVVRKGQKMGVMGETGDATGVHLHFEV, from the coding sequence GTGATCGATCACAACAATGGTTTCGAAACAACTTACAATTGTCTTTTTCAAATTGATGTTCGACCAGGACAAGTGGTCAGAAAAGGACAAAAAATGGGTGTAATGGGTGAAACCGGTGACGCAACCGGTGTTCACTTACACTTTGAGGTTTAA
- a CDS encoding SRPBCC family protein, whose protein sequence is MATGTHTVEIPIDAQAVWDYISDLEKWATTVPAYKEHEIINDKQSIWTFAGSVKGIKKSIRVQVDVTTWNEPSNIRFELKGLTDNITGSGNFTAEEADGKTTMTCTIEVHAGGISGAVLTPVIKWAVPKVTSRLTESIARKIAVFS, encoded by the coding sequence ATGGCAACTGGAACACATACAGTAGAAATTCCAATAGATGCACAAGCAGTTTGGGATTATATAAGTGATCTTGAGAAATGGGCAACAACCGTGCCCGCCTATAAAGAACATGAAATCATTAATGACAAGCAATCTATTTGGACATTTGCAGGCAGTGTGAAAGGTATAAAAAAATCAATACGAGTGCAGGTGGATGTTACGACATGGAATGAGCCTTCAAATATTCGGTTTGAACTAAAAGGTTTAACAGATAATATTACAGGAAGCGGTAACTTTACCGCAGAAGAAGCAGATGGTAAAACCACAATGACTTGTACCATCGAAGTTCATGCAGGAGGGATATCTGGTGCGGTGTTAACACCGGTTATCAAATGGGCGGTTCCAAAAGTAACTTCTCGTTTAACAGAATCGATCGCACGTAAAATCGCGGTATTCTCGTAG
- a CDS encoding CxxH/CxxC protein, with product MEESYFVCEDHVDLALEAAAESTLRPPLLEKVSHTQSLSTACEYCKNRAVYVVTNTYSHTEC from the coding sequence ATGGAAGAGAGCTATTTTGTTTGTGAGGATCATGTCGATCTAGCCTTAGAAGCCGCGGCAGAGTCAACCCTGAGACCACCACTATTGGAGAAAGTCAGTCATACACAGAGTTTATCCACAGCCTGTGAATATTGCAAGAATAGAGCTGTATATGTGGTTACAAACACGTATTCCCATACAGAATGTTGA
- the yycH gene encoding two-component system activity regulator YycH — translation MRREIVKSIALFLLVVVSLTLTWCIWSYQGDYAPTNPSEPTKISNIASAKPISDVIRPYQIVRYPADQPKDLVGMLGNGVNSLYKLLTDAHLSIQPNLEMPKPTGNVYDLFFPTPISTTIIKDLFQLNSTNASTLSQDWLIDRVQLYQAKNSKDTTYVVFMDQNGTPKFYAKGDLSVFDKYDKSVKDSSNWLSYTKKRLKDREVYLPNEPIKTVSVESHLYSLVGFDAFKTILFSNPRQVIYSGNTYSDGVSQLSSHQKLVMQYYTVSSGSGSNGDPILQSYKFINGHKGWTNSFNIDDYTSYPAKGQSQVVFRLTENGLPVYSMDAYPYDYESQISLVWNEGELIKFDRTLITVGVSYKPSYPKEVTTPMDSIELLKKTGAFNLSSISDFRLGYEMTLDQDEASITYTPGWFFKKDGTWYSVTDFLNKYSNSIEEDKGGGT, via the coding sequence TTGAGACGTGAGATTGTCAAGTCAATTGCTCTTTTTTTACTCGTTGTTGTCAGCCTCACCTTAACTTGGTGTATTTGGTCTTACCAAGGCGATTATGCGCCAACTAATCCAAGTGAGCCGACTAAAATTAGTAATATTGCCTCAGCTAAACCGATTAGTGACGTAATTCGGCCCTATCAAATTGTTCGTTACCCTGCTGATCAACCCAAAGATCTGGTAGGAATGCTTGGCAATGGGGTCAATAGTCTCTACAAGCTGTTGACAGACGCTCACTTAAGCATTCAGCCCAACCTTGAGATGCCAAAGCCCACAGGGAATGTGTATGATCTTTTTTTTCCTACACCTATTTCAACGACCATTATAAAAGACCTTTTTCAGTTGAATTCAACCAATGCCTCGACATTAAGTCAGGATTGGCTAATCGATCGAGTTCAGCTTTATCAAGCAAAGAATAGCAAAGATACAACTTATGTCGTTTTCATGGATCAAAACGGAACACCAAAATTCTATGCAAAAGGGGATCTTTCTGTTTTTGATAAATATGACAAGAGCGTCAAGGATTCTAGTAATTGGCTAAGTTATACTAAGAAGCGACTGAAAGATCGAGAAGTTTATCTCCCTAACGAACCGATAAAAACGGTGTCAGTAGAAAGTCATTTATATTCGTTAGTTGGTTTCGATGCGTTTAAAACGATTTTGTTTAGCAATCCGCGTCAGGTTATTTATAGTGGAAACACTTATTCAGACGGGGTCAGTCAGCTTTCGAGCCATCAAAAACTAGTCATGCAATATTATACGGTCTCGAGCGGTTCAGGCTCAAACGGTGATCCGATCTTACAAAGTTATAAATTTATCAATGGACATAAAGGCTGGACCAATTCCTTTAACATTGATGACTATACAAGCTATCCGGCCAAAGGACAATCACAGGTTGTTTTCCGCCTTACCGAAAATGGGCTGCCGGTCTATTCTATGGACGCTTATCCGTATGATTATGAGTCTCAGATATCCCTTGTTTGGAATGAGGGGGAACTCATAAAGTTTGATCGGACCCTTATAACGGTTGGGGTGAGTTACAAACCTTCTTATCCAAAAGAAGTTACAACGCCTATGGATAGTATAGAGCTTTTGAAAAAAACGGGAGCTTTTAATTTATCGTCTATCTCTGATTTTAGATTGGGATATGAAATGACGCTTGACCAGGATGAAGCTTCCATTACTTATACACCTGGATGGTTCTTTAAGAAGGATGGTACCTGGTATTCGGTCACTGATTTTCTTAATAAATACAGTAATAGTATTGAAGAAGATAAAGGAGGAGGCACATGA
- a CDS encoding trypsin-like peptidase domain-containing protein produces the protein MGYYDNKDYDYEGPERQNRSGRNRRSGWFLSGLLGALVGIVVFFIASPYLARNGLLPSYSSTNQQSAVQSTNTQGTQNTENVSLNLNDSIVQAVDKVSPAVVAVINMQSGSSFMDNSLQEAGVGSGIIYKKDGQYAYVVTNNHVVSGAKKLEVQFDDNTKVTAKLLGVDSLYDLAVLRIPSNKVTTVAQFGNSDTLKRGEPVVAIGNPLGFSGSVTEGIVSANNRTIERTVTTNGGQVQYNAEVIQTDAAINPGNSGGALVNVEGQVIGINSEKIAETDVEGIGFAIPINVASTVIHQLETTGKVERPYMGIGLLDLSQLSSSAYQQLNIPNTVKEGLVISQISSNSPASQAGLQEGDVIVAVNGHKIQDYVDFSTYLYSDLQVGQKVSVDYYRDGVKKTTSLTLGGKTFS, from the coding sequence ATGGGATATTACGATAATAAGGATTATGACTATGAGGGACCTGAGAGACAAAATAGATCAGGTAGAAACAGACGAAGTGGCTGGTTTCTTTCAGGGCTGCTTGGAGCTTTAGTCGGAATTGTCGTCTTCTTTATTGCTTCACCCTACTTAGCAAGAAATGGCCTTTTGCCAAGCTATTCATCAACTAATCAGCAAAGTGCTGTTCAATCAACGAATACTCAAGGTACTCAGAATACAGAAAATGTGAGCTTAAATCTTAATGATTCGATTGTGCAAGCCGTTGACAAAGTTTCTCCAGCGGTTGTCGCCGTCATTAATATGCAGAGCGGAAGCAGCTTCATGGATAATTCGCTTCAGGAAGCAGGAGTTGGCTCTGGTATTATCTATAAGAAAGATGGTCAATATGCTTATGTCGTGACGAATAATCACGTGGTTTCAGGAGCGAAAAAGCTAGAGGTCCAATTTGATGACAATACAAAAGTGACCGCTAAGCTTCTCGGCGTCGATTCTCTTTATGATTTGGCTGTCTTGCGTATTCCTAGCAATAAGGTAACGACGGTCGCACAATTTGGTAATTCGGATACTCTTAAACGCGGTGAACCGGTGGTGGCAATTGGAAATCCACTTGGTTTCTCAGGATCCGTTACAGAAGGAATTGTAAGTGCGAATAACCGCACGATTGAACGAACCGTTACAACAAATGGCGGTCAAGTTCAATATAACGCAGAAGTCATTCAAACGGATGCAGCGATTAACCCTGGTAACAGCGGCGGTGCGCTAGTAAACGTCGAAGGTCAAGTCATTGGGATTAACTCAGAGAAGATTGCTGAAACAGACGTTGAGGGAATTGGATTTGCTATTCCAATCAATGTAGCAAGCACTGTTATTCATCAGCTTGAAACAACAGGTAAAGTCGAACGCCCATACATGGGAATCGGTTTACTCGATTTAAGCCAATTGTCATCGAGTGCTTACCAGCAATTAAATATTCCAAATACCGTAAAAGAAGGTCTTGTTATTTCTCAAATTAGCTCGAACTCGCCTGCATCCCAAGCCGGCTTGCAGGAAGGTGACGTCATCGTCGCCGTTAATGGTCATAAGATCCAAGACTATGTTGATTTCTCAACTTATCTCTATTCCGATCTTCAAGTTGGTCAGAAGGTATCCGTTGACTATTACCGCGATGGAGTTAAGAAGACCACATCACTTACATTAGGCGGAAAAACCTTCTCCTAA
- the yycI gene encoding two-component system regulatory protein YycI, protein MNWSKTKTIFIICFLLLDIFLTYQLISRQKGAQNQENSTQSSFSQYIKNKDIQINTTLPDTVGTLTFLSGSYQDFGNSSNKALSKALKALAGPAKKPVQMFTTDTQSTVLKSTFVNKVSVPETQTDQQTFLNEYVYMGDQYRFWSYDKDEKIYKFIQTYNGHPVFSITNGHLNTLDMTLDKSGKYITGYTQSFVNIKKEKSTKLGVQPMEAIQQLWEKNMLSPINKPVIQAVELGYINMSENSDQSQPQPFAYLPAWYIEVKTTATQDVKRYFVTAITGRIQTIDGGE, encoded by the coding sequence ATGAATTGGAGTAAAACTAAAACCATTTTCATTATTTGCTTCCTCTTGCTCGATATTTTTCTAACTTACCAGTTGATTAGCCGTCAAAAAGGTGCACAGAATCAAGAGAACAGTACTCAAAGCTCATTTAGCCAGTATATTAAAAATAAGGATATTCAAATTAACACGACATTGCCAGATACGGTTGGAACGCTCACTTTTTTAAGTGGATCTTATCAGGATTTTGGCAACTCATCTAATAAAGCTCTATCAAAAGCCCTCAAAGCGCTTGCAGGGCCAGCGAAAAAACCTGTTCAGATGTTTACAACAGATACTCAGTCGACTGTCTTAAAAAGTACCTTTGTGAACAAAGTTTCAGTTCCGGAAACACAAACGGACCAACAAACCTTCTTAAATGAGTATGTTTACATGGGCGACCAATACCGGTTTTGGTCTTACGATAAAGATGAAAAGATTTATAAATTTATTCAAACCTATAATGGACATCCTGTTTTCTCCATAACGAACGGTCATTTGAATACCCTTGATATGACCCTCGATAAGTCAGGGAAGTATATAACGGGATACACCCAATCTTTTGTAAACATAAAAAAAGAGAAAAGTACAAAATTAGGTGTACAACCCATGGAGGCAATCCAACAGCTTTGGGAAAAAAATATGCTGTCTCCAATTAATAAGCCCGTTATTCAAGCAGTGGAATTAGGCTATATTAACATGAGTGAAAACAGCGACCAGTCACAGCCACAGCCCTTCGCGTATTTACCGGCTTGGTATATTGAGGTAAAGACAACCGCCACTCAAGACGTTAAACGTTATTTTGTGACAGCTATAACTGGACGGATTCAAACAATTGATGGAGGGGAGTAA